CCGCTACGCCACCGACGCCCTCACCACCAGCCGGGCCGGCCTGTCGGGCTTTACCGGTCAGGTGCTGCCCGGCGCCGTCGCCCTTCCCCGGACGACCCGGGACGTGGAGGCCCTTCTGGCCTGGGCCCACCAGCGGCAGGTGCCCATAGTGCCCTATGGCGGCGGCACCGGCGTCATGGGCGGGGCCGCACCGGTGGCGGGAGGCATCACCATCGATTTGCGCCAAATGAACCTGATCCGCCGCATCGCCCCCGAGGACGGCATCGTGGAGGTGGAGGCTGGCGCCAAGCTGGCCGATGTGGACTACACCTTGCGGGAGCAGGGCCTCACCTTGGCCCACGACCCGTGGAGCCGCCACATCGCCACCGTGGGCGGCGCCATCGCCACCAACGGCATGGGCTATACCGCCGCCCGGTACGGCACCATGGGGCGCCAGGTGCTGGGGCTGGAAGTGGTCCTGCCCGGCGGGAAGCGGCTGGAGACCCGGCCCCTGCCGGTGCCCGGCCCGGGGCCCGACCTGAACGCCCTGTTCATCGGCTCCGAAGGGGTGCTGGGCATCATCACGGCGGCCGTGGTGCGGGC
This genomic window from Sphingobacteriaceae bacterium contains:
- a CDS encoding FAD-binding oxidoreductase, which codes for MDDCLPPNLLAELAQRAPQLTILTAEQDRARYATDALTTSRAGLSGFTGQVLPGAVALPRTTRDVEALLAWAHQRQVPIVPYGGGTGVMGGAAPVAGGITIDLRQMNLIRRIAPEDGIVEVEAGAKLADVDYTLREQGLTLAHDPWSRHIATVGGAIATNGMGYTAARYGTMGRQVLGLEVVLPGGKRLETRPLPVPGPGPDLNALFIGSEGVLGIITAAVVRAYPLPEERELLGMTFKGFAPAWAFIRALLAQGLTPSVIDLGEEDEGEDDPTVPVISPNGQPQEARARGRRLEPWLEDATTVTLFLGYEGPGPVVAASVDRTRDLAAQFGAQVLPREEAVRFWQHRHDTADRFAAHVEAQPDARRRAVGGSLF